One genomic window of Carassius gibelio isolate Cgi1373 ecotype wild population from Czech Republic chromosome A10, carGib1.2-hapl.c, whole genome shotgun sequence includes the following:
- the LOC128021467 gene encoding ras association domain-containing protein 6 — protein sequence MNAGQTTSVVQIGAGRSCSRAQFFSLLNTYNYFLKDQAHLQLAVHENAGKVTFEGILVISWGVKRPIQLQIQDEKPIFTNESSVKSPDPISPLGTKRGMTRWGEFDDLHHIDELEEAESTEPEDPPTGYIGYESKTLRPSRSLPMGEESSNLIRTMSDASLVKMRVKSKKTGECQRNRNHRFSINGHFYNYKTSVFIPSFGATTNVHITSEMTTQEVMTQLLQKFKIENSPHEFALYCIHQIGEKRRLSSSDLPLWERLLQGPSTSIMKMFLMDADEQEISLDVAQYLNLETPILKVILQKLEEQENQEVQRIIAKYQKERSVLLQCLIKKMPVKTETTV from the exons ATGAATGCTGGCCAGACAACTTCTGTTGTTCAGATTGGTGCTGGAAGATCTTGTTCCAG GGCtcaatttttttctttactgaaCACCTACAACTACTTCCTGAAAGACCAAGCCCACCTTCAGCTCGCTGTGCACGAG AATGCAGGCAAAGTGACATTTGAAGGCATTCTTGTCATTTCCTGGGGAGTCAAGAGACCCATTCAGCTACAAATACAAGATGAGAAACCCATTTTTACAAATGAGTCTTCGGTCAAGTCACCAGACCCCATCAGTCCACTTGGAACCAAAAg GGGTATGACACGATGGGGAGAGTTCGACGATCTCCATCATATTGATGAACTAGAGGAGGCTGAATCCACGGAGCCTGAAGATCCTCCTACAG GCTACATCGGATACGAGAGCAAGACGTTGAGACCTTCCAGATCTTTGCCGATGGGTGAAGAAAGTTCGAATCTGATCCGCACCATGAGTGACGCCTCGCTGGTGAAGATGAGGGTGAAGAGTAAAAAGACGGGAGAATGTCAGAGGAACAGAAACCATCGCTTCTCCATCAACGGACACTTCTACAACTACAAG acATCTGTTTTCATACCGTCATTTGGCGCAACCACAAATGTGCACATTACCAGCGAGATGACAACACAAGAGGTCATGACCCAGCTGCTTCAGAAGTTTAAA ATAGAAAACAGTCCACATGAATTTGCACTTTACTGCATTCATCAGATCGGAG AGAAGCGACGGTTGAGCAGCTCGGACCTGCCACTGTGGGAGCGTCTTCTACAGGGACCATCAACCAGCATCATGAAGATGTTCCTCATGGACGCAGACGAACAGGAAATCAGCCTCGAT GTAGCTCAGTACCTCAATTTAGAGACGCCCATTCTGAAGGTAATTCTGCAGAAGCTGGAGGAGCAAGAGAACCAAGAAGTACAAAGAATAATCGCAAA ATATCAAAAGGAACGGAGTGTCTTGTTGCAGTGCTTGATAAAAAAGATGCCGGTTAAAACTGAGACAACTGTATAA
- the LOC128021469 gene encoding L-cystatin, translating into MEVRLLLLVSSLSVFHFSGAEQPVQEDIIVARQVELLGGWTLASPEREDVQEAAEEAVEVFNSKSKAKKYFRLLNVTSASTQVTNKMNYKIEATLGKTKCSKSDDTIIKACGMTKKQLACKFEVSLDLMTDDHEVQKMSCRRSA; encoded by the exons ATGGAGGTCCGCCTGCTGCTCCTCGTGTCCTCTCTCTCCGTGTTTCACTTCAGCGGTGCTGAGCAGCCCGTGCAGGAAGACATCATTGTAGCAA GACAGGTGGAGCTGCTCGGCGGCTGGACTCTCGCCAGTCCGGAGAGGGAAGATGTTCAGGAGGCTGCTGAAGAAGCTGTCGAGGTCTTCAACTCCAAATCCAAAGCTAAGAAATACTTCAGACTCCTCAATGTCACATCGGCCAGCACTCAG GTGACAAATAAGATGAACTACAAAATAGAGGCCACTCTTGGAAAGACAAAATGCAGCAAATCAGACGATACAATTATTAAGGCTTGTGGCATGACCAAAAag caaCTGGCGTGTAAGTTTGAGGTGAGCCTCGACCTGATGACCGATGACCATGAGGTGCAGAAGATGTCCTGCAGAAGATCTGCTTGA